A section of the Triticum dicoccoides isolate Atlit2015 ecotype Zavitan chromosome 7A, WEW_v2.0, whole genome shotgun sequence genome encodes:
- the LOC119331937 gene encoding AT-hook motif nuclear-localized protein 10-like, producing the protein MEVRSEQGLMAGRDLFGLPKSQPAPASAAPAAPPSSAAMQSMRMAYTADGTPVFAPVSSAVAPPGYQPAGSAAPAHGSSMSAARAPGGNGVAAPPGMGEPSAKKKRGRPRKYGPDAAMSLALVTVPTAAGSPAVTQGASGRPFSPTLPGNFVPSASPDGGKKRGRPKGSTNKPRVDGAGPAGVGFTPHVLTVQAGEDVSSKIMSFSQNGTRAVCVLSANGSISNVTLRQTGTSGGTVTYEGRFEILSLSGSIFVTDNGGQRTRTGGLSVSLAGPDGRLLGGGVAGLLIAASPIQIVVGSFNACGKKEPKPQAPSEPVPLKVVPSTGMAANSPPSRGTLSESSGGTASPRHQGYASNNNNQPPILSSMPWK; encoded by the exons ATGGAGGTGAGGTCCGAGCAAGGGCTAATGGCGGGAAGGGATCTGTTCGGCTTGCCCAAGAGCCAGCCAGCGCCGGCGTCGGCCGCGCCAGCAGCGCCGCCGTCCTCCGCAGCCATGCAGAGCATGCGCATGGCGTACACCGCGGACGGCACGCCCGTGTTTGCCCCGGTGAGCTCTGCGGTCGCGCCGCCTGGTTACCAACCGGCAGGGTCTGCAGCACCAGCACATGGCTCTAGCATGTCCGCTGCTCGGGCCCCCGGAGGAAATGGCGTCGCGGCGCCGCCGGGCATGGGTGAACCGTCGGCGAAGAAGAAGCGCGGGCGGCCAAGGAAGTACGGGCCCGACGCGGCCATGTCTCTGGCGCTGGTGACCGTGCCGACGGCCGCAGGCTCGCCAGCTGTGACACAGGGTGCTTCTGGGCGGCCCTTCTCACCCACGCTGCCGGGAAACTTCGTGCCGTCGGCGTCGCCGGATGGAGGGAAGAAACGCGGCCGGCCCAAGGGATCTACCAACAAGCCCCGCGTGGATGGTGCTG GGCCGGCAGGAGTTGGATTCACACCTCATGTTCTTACAGTTCAAGCTGGAGAG GATGTATCGTCAAAGATTATGTCATTTTCTCAGAATGGGACTCGTGCAGTTTGTGTTCTCTCAGCAAATGGTTCCATATCAAATGTAACACTTCGTCAAACTGGTACATCAGGTGGAACTGTAACATATGAG GGCCGATTTGAGATACTGTCGCTCTCTGGGTCGATCTTTGTAACGGACAACGGAGGCCAGCGTACCCGAACAGGGGGGCTCAGCGTTTCGCTGGCTGGTCCTGACGGTCGTCTCTTGGGTGGAGGGGTCGCAGGACTTCTCATAGCAGCTTCTCCAATCCAG ATAGTAGTGGGAAGCTTCAATGCTTGTGGGAAAAAAGAGCCAAAGCCGCAAGCTCCTTCTGAGCCCGTACCACTGAAGGTCGTTCCGAGCACTGGGATGGCAGCCAACAGCCCCCCTTCAAGAGGCACATTGAGCGAATCGTCCGGTGGTACCGCAAGCCCGAGACATCAAGGCTACGCCTCCAACAACAATAACCAGCCGCCGATCTTGTCCAGCATGCCCTGGAAATGA